One part of the Thiomicrospira cyclica ALM1 genome encodes these proteins:
- a CDS encoding ATP phosphoribosyltransferase regulatory subunit — protein sequence MQQNIWLTPEGIEDLLPPQAARLEAHRRNLLDEFTAAGYALVLPPIAEFTDSLLTGTGRKLALDTCRFTDNESGRMMGVRADMTPQVARIVSNRLKPNAGVITRLCYVGEVLKSRNNKAKGSRSPIQVGAELFGHQGIASDIEMIDLMLAAAKQLGFVHVSLSLGHVGVVQRLMDLAKLNTANQDALVDILKRKALPEYQAWLANQTLSESLTSAFASLITLVGSASSVLGLASKSLDSLDSELDQCLADLQFVVDYFAGVQGVDIHLDLADLRGFQYHTGLIFACYQADVSSILIAKGGRYDRVCSAFGADYPATGFSIDLRNLIDNLVDEPLEAAPIYSVFNASSAWLDQVNQLKANGHTVIRAYQDSDIPAGANQLIAQGADWVIKIKE from the coding sequence ATGCAACAAAATATTTGGTTAACGCCTGAAGGTATTGAAGATTTATTACCACCACAAGCCGCGCGTCTTGAAGCGCATCGTCGCAACCTATTGGATGAGTTTACCGCAGCGGGTTATGCACTAGTCTTGCCTCCGATTGCTGAGTTTACCGATTCATTATTAACGGGTACAGGGCGTAAGCTTGCATTGGATACCTGTCGTTTTACGGATAACGAAAGTGGCCGCATGATGGGTGTGCGTGCCGACATGACCCCGCAAGTAGCGCGTATCGTGAGTAATCGTCTGAAACCGAACGCCGGCGTCATTACTCGTCTGTGTTATGTGGGTGAAGTATTGAAATCGCGCAATAACAAGGCGAAGGGTTCAAGAAGTCCGATTCAAGTGGGTGCCGAATTATTTGGCCACCAAGGTATCGCTAGCGACATCGAGATGATTGATTTGATGCTAGCGGCCGCTAAACAATTAGGTTTTGTACACGTTTCGTTAAGCTTGGGTCATGTGGGTGTCGTGCAACGTCTAATGGATCTTGCTAAATTAAATACCGCTAACCAAGATGCCTTGGTTGATATTCTAAAACGCAAAGCACTTCCAGAATACCAGGCCTGGTTAGCTAATCAAACCTTGTCAGAGTCATTAACAAGTGCCTTTGCATCACTGATTACGCTAGTGGGCAGTGCGTCCTCAGTGTTAGGTCTTGCTAGCAAGTCTCTAGATTCATTAGATAGCGAGCTTGATCAGTGTTTAGCTGATCTTCAGTTCGTTGTGGATTATTTTGCCGGTGTTCAGGGTGTTGATATTCACCTAGATTTAGCCGATTTACGTGGCTTTCAATATCACACCGGCCTCATTTTTGCCTGCTACCAAGCCGACGTGAGTTCTATTTTAATTGCCAAAGGCGGTCGTTATGATCGAGTATGCTCGGCATTTGGTGCTGATTATCCGGCCACCGGTTTTAGTATTGACTTGCGTAATTTGATTGATAACTTGGTCGATGAGCCGCTAGAAGCGGCACCTATTTATAGTGTTTTCAATGCGTCGTCAGCCTGGTTAGATCAAGTGAATCAATTAAAAGCGAATGGCCACACGGTAATCCGTGCTTACCAGGATAGTGATATACCAGCTGGCGCGAATCAATTGATTGCGCAGGGTGCCGATTGGGTTATTAAGATTAAAGAGTAG
- a CDS encoding adenylosuccinate synthase, with product MSKRNVVVVGTQWGDEGKGKIVDLLTDRVAAVVRFQGGHNAGHTLVIDGQKTVLHLIPSGILREHVDCLIGNGVVLAPDALQKEVEKLEAGGLSVRNRLKVSDACPLILDYHVAIDQARERARGNQAIGTTGRGIGPAYEDKVARRGLRAGDLKDMTKFKAQLADIVAYHNFMLTNYFKAEPVSFDQLWQKCQAYAELIVPMLTDVPAMIADLNAQGKNILFEGAQGTLLDIDHGTYPYVTSSNTTAGGAASGAGIGPTALDYVLGITKAYATRVGGGPFPTELVYSVAEDKGDPTGKELGQRGFEFGATTGRQRRCGWFDAVALRRSAQINGLTGICLTKLDVMDELAEIKVCTAYRYQGQLLELPPASADEYEQCEPVYESMPGWQSSTVGIASWDALPEPAKAYIRFLEQAVGVPVTILSTGPDRAETLILEEIF from the coding sequence ATGAGCAAACGTAATGTAGTGGTAGTGGGTACCCAATGGGGCGATGAGGGCAAAGGGAAGATCGTAGATCTACTGACTGACCGAGTGGCCGCGGTGGTTCGTTTCCAGGGCGGTCATAATGCTGGTCACACTCTGGTGATTGATGGCCAGAAAACCGTATTACATCTTATCCCATCTGGGATTCTGCGCGAGCACGTTGATTGTTTGATTGGCAATGGGGTTGTGTTGGCTCCCGATGCTTTGCAAAAAGAAGTTGAAAAACTCGAAGCCGGTGGCTTATCGGTGCGTAATCGTTTGAAAGTCAGTGATGCCTGTCCGTTAATTTTGGATTACCATGTGGCTATCGATCAAGCACGTGAACGTGCTCGTGGCAACCAGGCCATTGGTACTACCGGACGTGGAATTGGTCCGGCTTATGAAGATAAGGTTGCTCGCCGTGGCTTGCGTGCGGGTGATTTAAAAGATATGACAAAATTTAAAGCGCAGTTGGCAGACATTGTGGCCTACCATAATTTTATGTTAACCAACTACTTCAAGGCCGAACCGGTCAGTTTTGACCAACTATGGCAAAAATGCCAAGCCTATGCCGAATTAATTGTGCCAATGTTGACTGATGTGCCAGCGATGATTGCGGACTTGAACGCCCAAGGCAAGAATATATTGTTTGAAGGCGCCCAGGGCACCTTACTAGATATTGATCACGGTACTTACCCCTATGTCACTTCTTCGAATACCACAGCGGGTGGGGCAGCGTCTGGGGCAGGCATTGGCCCAACCGCGTTGGATTATGTACTGGGGATTACCAAAGCCTATGCCACTCGCGTGGGTGGTGGTCCTTTCCCAACCGAGTTGGTTTATTCTGTCGCAGAAGATAAGGGTGATCCGACTGGTAAAGAACTGGGTCAGCGTGGCTTTGAGTTTGGAGCGACTACCGGTCGCCAACGCCGCTGCGGTTGGTTTGATGCGGTGGCATTACGTCGCTCAGCACAAATTAACGGTTTAACTGGAATTTGTTTAACCAAGCTCGATGTGATGGATGAGTTAGCCGAGATTAAAGTATGTACCGCTTATCGTTATCAAGGTCAGTTGTTAGAGTTACCACCGGCCAGTGCCGATGAATATGAACAGTGTGAGCCGGTCTATGAAAGCATGCCAGGCTGGCAGTCATCAACGGTCGGTATTGCAAGCTGGGATGCCTTGCCTGAACCAGCGAAAGCCTATATCCGTTTCCTTGAACAAGCGGTTGGCGTGCCAGTAACCATCCTTTCGACCGGTCCAGATCGTGCCGAAACCTTAATTTTAGAAGAAATTTTCTAA
- a CDS encoding SlyX family protein, translating to MDKNLVERLNELEILLVYQDDTLQATQQTLQIQQRQIQQLERQLQLLSEYLKSLKDPQVKAPNEETPPPHY from the coding sequence GTGGATAAGAACTTAGTTGAACGACTAAATGAATTGGAAATATTGTTGGTTTACCAGGACGACACACTGCAAGCGACCCAACAAACGCTACAAATTCAACAACGACAAATCCAACAGCTCGAACGCCAACTGCAGCTGTTGTCTGAGTATTTGAAATCTTTAAAAGATCCACAGGTAAAAGCACCCAATGAAGAAACCCCGCCCCCTCATTATTGA
- a CDS encoding M61 family metallopeptidase, translating into MNNIHYQLTLHDYRSHRLALTLNIRQPNADGQMLRLPKWIPGSYMIRDFSKHIINVRATTQDGRPLAVTVIDPSHWQVAPHPGSIQVHYEVYAWDLSVRGAHYDQQHAFLNGTSCFLEVVGQSKEPHSLDLLADEWAQQQAWSVATTLPALALNPQGFGHYHASNYDELIDHPIEMAAFKEVRFDAGGIEHRMVLTGVHDADLDRIAQDLAPICEAQLAFFGEPAPFERYIFMVMVTGDGYGGLEHRSSTALICSRDSLPYAGMDKPSDKYLEFLELCSHEYFHSWNVKRIQPAILQQSDLQSPASTQLLWWFEGATSYYDLLFLYRAGTIDQTTYLQKLAEQLTRVYRMPGRFQQTLADSSKQAWTKLYQQDENAPNAIISYYTKGALAVIALDLTLRMHSQGQKSLDDLMRLLWRDYGIPQAGLVEDHIEQLAGELVAADLTEFFQQALHSTADLPLAELFAQVGINFALRPPVSNPDLGGTAKENPNAKPYLNLGANLVNSQNQSVKLTHVWHERPAHKAGLSGGDEIIALDGLRMSSVAQLDSYLQRRPLGDRLNCHYFRRDELAVTHITLDSPPADRVVLTAEQTYSWPEK; encoded by the coding sequence ATGAACAACATCCATTATCAGTTAACGCTTCATGATTACCGCTCGCATCGCCTTGCGCTGACACTTAACATTCGTCAGCCAAATGCTGATGGTCAAATGCTCCGTTTACCCAAATGGATTCCTGGCAGCTATATGATTCGTGACTTTAGCAAGCACATTATTAATGTGCGAGCGACCACCCAGGACGGCCGCCCCCTAGCCGTCACGGTTATCGATCCGAGTCATTGGCAAGTCGCACCGCACCCGGGTTCTATTCAGGTGCATTATGAAGTCTATGCTTGGGATTTATCGGTACGCGGCGCCCACTACGATCAGCAACACGCGTTTCTTAATGGCACCAGTTGTTTTTTAGAGGTTGTAGGACAATCCAAGGAACCGCATAGTCTGGACCTACTCGCCGATGAATGGGCGCAGCAGCAGGCCTGGTCGGTCGCCACCACCTTACCTGCGCTGGCGCTAAACCCGCAGGGTTTTGGTCATTATCACGCCAGCAACTATGACGAACTCATCGATCACCCAATTGAAATGGCCGCGTTTAAAGAGGTGCGGTTTGACGCTGGCGGTATTGAACATCGCATGGTTTTAACCGGCGTGCATGACGCGGACTTAGATCGTATCGCCCAGGATCTGGCACCGATTTGTGAAGCACAATTGGCTTTTTTTGGCGAGCCGGCGCCGTTTGAACGCTATATTTTTATGGTGATGGTGACTGGCGACGGCTATGGCGGTTTAGAACACCGTAGCTCAACCGCATTAATCTGTTCGCGCGACAGCCTGCCCTATGCCGGCATGGACAAACCCAGCGATAAATATCTCGAGTTTTTAGAACTTTGCTCCCATGAATACTTTCACAGCTGGAACGTAAAACGTATACAACCGGCTATTTTGCAACAGAGTGATTTACAAAGCCCAGCTAGTACCCAACTACTATGGTGGTTTGAAGGCGCAACCTCTTATTACGATTTATTGTTTTTGTACCGAGCTGGCACCATAGACCAAACCACTTACTTGCAAAAGCTTGCTGAACAACTGACCCGCGTTTATCGCATGCCCGGACGTTTCCAGCAAACGCTGGCCGACTCTAGTAAGCAGGCCTGGACCAAGCTTTATCAACAGGATGAGAATGCTCCTAATGCGATTATCAGCTATTACACCAAAGGCGCTTTAGCGGTTATTGCCTTGGATTTAACCTTGCGTATGCACAGCCAAGGACAAAAAAGCCTTGATGATCTCATGCGATTGCTGTGGCGCGACTATGGAATACCGCAAGCAGGCCTGGTGGAGGATCACATTGAACAGCTCGCCGGGGAGCTGGTTGCTGCCGACTTGACTGAGTTTTTCCAGCAAGCTTTGCATAGTACAGCCGATTTACCGCTTGCCGAGCTATTTGCTCAGGTAGGTATTAATTTTGCATTACGCCCACCAGTGTCGAATCCGGATCTGGGCGGCACTGCGAAGGAAAATCCCAACGCCAAGCCCTATTTAAATCTGGGTGCGAATCTGGTTAACAGCCAAAATCAGAGTGTGAAATTAACTCATGTTTGGCATGAACGCCCGGCACATAAAGCCGGCCTCAGTGGTGGCGATGAAATTATCGCCTTAGATGGTCTTCGGATGAGCAGTGTCGCGCAGTTAGACAGCTATTTACAGCGTCGTCCACTGGGTGATCGATTAAACTGTCATTATTTTAGACGCGATGAATTAGCAGTAACGCACATTACTCTAGACAGTCCACCTGCTGATCGGGTGGTGCTGACTGCAGAACAGACTTATAGTTGGCCGGAGAAATAA